The Gossypium hirsutum isolate 1008001.06 chromosome D03, Gossypium_hirsutum_v2.1, whole genome shotgun sequence genomic interval ATTGCAAAAAGACGTAGTTTAAGTATGATGATCACGGGGCGTCTAGTGAGCCCCTTGACTACAAGTAGAGCGAGCTTCTCCTTCTTCGCTTCTCTTGGTCAAAGTAGTTGATTTGAACTAAGTGGTCACATGTAACACAATCTATTCCAATTGCTCCATTCTTTCGTCATTCATCTTTAACATGATTTACAATTAAAACTATAATCCCATTTTCTTTTCAACTTTCTACCATAGACAACAGATTGAAGGAATAGGAATTAAACAAAGCTATGACAAAGGATGTGAACAGATCCTTAATTTTTGCTGATGTCCTTCAAGCAAATGCAGTGGATACCGGCTTTCATGTTCTCAGTTGCATGGAGGTATATCATTCAGTTAGTCCCATCTCTTCCAATGATTCCGCCAGGTATGCAAGAGATACCTAGTAATCCCTACCAATTCCATCCCTGCGAAGATAAGGTAAAATGCAACAAATGAAGCCAGAATCCAATGGAAGAACCAGCCACCAGCACCACCTGCCAGATCATAATCCACCCTACCTAATCTAGATGATAATAAATATTTGTCCAGAGTTATGAGCCAATGCAATTGAAGGCCAAACATAGCTACTTTAAAACATGTGTTCCTTCATTGATCAGACAATTTTTAAGACATTGGTCACAGTCACTCACAGGTAAGAAACAACTAAGGTAGAACACACTCGCACTATCTTTTAGCATGAATTCCACCATAAATTCCGTTCCCTATCTGATAATATGCAAAGTGGAACTATGCCAACATAGTATCTAAGTATATGAGTAGAAGGCTGAAGATCAATTTCTTCCCTGTCACCAAATTTGTTGCATACGCCGAAATAATCAGTAACTGTCACCACTGCTGTCAGTCACAAACAGAGCAGCCAAGGAGTTGATAGCAGATAAGTAGAACAACAATAGGCTATGTTCACAACTTGTTTTCACAAGTTCCTACCAACAGTTGTGGCTTCCCTGTTTCTCCTAAAATTCTATAACTAGAGAGACAGTGAAATGTGTTTTCCCCCCTTGGCATAAGATATCATTGTTGGTTTGTAACCAAATGAATGCACATTTTCTATCTGGAATCACAACTCACATTGAGATATATGTCAATCAAAACTACTCCACAACAAATCAATTTCTGCAATATTAACCAGTGCTTTCATTTGTAAGCTAATACTCTTAATCTCTAAATGAATCTTATTGGTGTCCGGATGAGAGATATCCCCTCCAAGGAAGTGGTGCACCTTATTACCAATCTCCATCCAACTATATGCACATTGCTTTTTCACTCCTTGCTCTTTCATCTGTAGCCTCACTCTTGTGACTTCATCCCACATGCCAGCCGCAGCATATATATTAGACAAAACAACATAAGCGCCAGAATGATGTGGATTCCATTCCACAATTTTCTTAGCTGCTAATTCCCCTAATTCTACATTCAAGTAAACACTGCAGGCAGCTAAAAGAGCACCCCAGACTCCAGCATCAGCTTCAAAAGGCATCGATCGTATTATTTCTGATGCCTTTTCCAGCTGACCTGCTCGACTCAGTGTATCAACCAAGCAAGAATAGTGTTCAGGTCCAGGACAAATCCCATATTCTTTTACCATTAGGTCAAAGAAGTCCATACTTTCATTTACTTTCCCTGCATGACCACAAGCTGATAATAAACTAAGAAAAGTTACCCCATCTGGTTTAACACCAACCACTTCCATCTGGTTGAAGAAATCAACAGCCTTTTCACAGAGACCGTGCTGCGCAAATGCAGAAATGATTGTATTCCATGAAACAAGGCATGCTCCATTCATTTGTCTAAAAGCTTGCTCAGCATCAAGAATGCTACCACATTTACTATACATATTAATCAAGGAATGACACAAAGAAGCATCTGATTCAAAGCCATATTTTATAACAAGCACGTGCATTTGCCTGCCTTCCTTAACTGATGCAAGACCAGAACAAGCAGTGAAAACAGAAACAAGGGTGAAAATATCCGGTTGGATAGCCAGCTTAACCATTTCTGAACACAACTTAAGTGCTTCCTCTCCGATCCCATTTAGTGCATAACCTGCACCATATATTACAATCACCTTAGccttcaaacttttgaaaaaaaaaaaatgtaatcttCCTTCTAAAACAAGAAAGGATCTTTAGCTTTTCAATATCTAAAGCAATATTTCCAAAGTCAACAACCACGACACTTTTTTGTATCAGATGTTTGCAAAGCCATTGTAAACTATATTCTGCATCAACTAGTACATACCAAGCATTTTTTCCCTCAAGAAATGAAAGGAACACAGTGCAGCTACTCTACATCTTCTGATTCAGATCAAAGTACGATTACTACAAGTTTATTCCAATTTTGTCATTATATGATCATCAAACATAGCAAAACAGACACTCTATTGTAGATAAAGAAGCAAACAGACCTGTTATCATTGCATTCCAACAGGGTAGATCTTTGCACCAAATTCCATCAAACAAGGTCCTAGCATCCTCCACCTTCCCTTCCTTAAAATACCCAGTTATCATAGCAGTCATAGCAACAACATTCCTATTGGGCATCCGCTCATACAACTCCTTGGCTTCATTAAACCTGCCATTATCAACATACCCACTAATCATCACCGTCCAAGAAACAACATTTCTATACGGCATCTCACCAAACAAAGCCCTCGCCTTCTCAAATTCCCCTACCTTCATATACCCATCCATCATTGCTGTATAAGAAATCACATTCTTTCTAGGCATTTCTTGGAAAAGCATTTCAGCTTCTTTCACTCTATCCCATCTTATAAACCCTGACATCATCGCATTGTACGACTGGGTATTCCTCTCAGGCATTGCTTTAAAATACTGGAAAGCTTCATCTAAGTATCCATTTTCGACACAACCGGCGATCATGGAGTTCCAGGAGAGTATATTTCTATCAGGCATTGAAATAAAAAGTTTCTTCGATTCCCGAAGAAAGCCATTCTGCCAGTAGCCGGTAATGATAGAGTTCCAGGAGACGACGTCGGGAGTTGGCATATTATCAAACAGTTGGCGGGCAGCTTTAATGTAACCGGCCCGAGAAAGTTCCCGGATCCTAACGTTGCAATCATAGACACGGGGAGCAGAGAAGGAGTGGTGCTTAGCTGGGTAAAGAAGAGCTTTGAAAGCGAAAGGAATATGAAATATGGGGAGAAGAGAGGGAGAGATTATGGGTGTGGATTGGAGGGAAAAGCGAAGGAGCATGATAGCAAAATACTCAATTATTATTACATGAGAAGAAATAGAAATTGGAATTTTGAGTCGGGCGAGTTTTTGTGCAAGAAAGATGggtttaatttaacaatttaataaaagaaaaatgtttatataaaaaattattaaacattaaatacaaaTGTATACTTTAAAACAAATATGAAGATGACATGAGTTGGGTGGGACTCTATCTATCAACCTCGGTCTCATGGTCGTCTTGGACTTCGATATATGAGAGATCAAAACACCTTTTTCTTTTATGAAGATTGGGTGAATTTGGTATCTAAGGACAGTGCCTTATGGGTACAAGTCCTTTGAGCGAAGTATGatttgaaagaataattattGGATAGCATTGCTCAAAGTAAATGCTCAGATCTTTGAAGGGCCTTTTCTAAGGTATGACCCTTATTTCGAGAGAATTTACCTTGGTCAATTGGAAATGGTAATAACATTTGTTGTTGGAAGTATTTATGGGTTCCGACAGTAGGTCCTTTGATAATGCAAATACATGCTCTTGATAATCTTAATTTGGATTGCCCTCTTAGTGAAATGGTTACACCGGATGGAACTTGGAATCTTGACCTTTTTAGTGTATGGTTGTCAAAGGATGTGGTCAGGCAAATAGTAAGTATTCCTCCTCCTCACCCTTCTTCGGGATCGGATAAGGTTATTTGGACACGTACAGCATTAGGGTCCTTTTCTGTTCGAAGTGCCCTTTggattttaaaggaaaattctTTGAATTCTAGAGATGACTTATGGAAGAACACATGGAAATATTAAGGGTCGCAGAGAGTCAAAAGTTTCCTTTGGTTAGTATCTAAGCAAAGGCTACTTACTAATGTGGAGCGTACTCAATAGGGAATTGGGTATAACAGCTCTTGCTCGTTATGCGAACATGAAACAGAGGATACTCATCATGTGCTTTGGGATTGTTCGGCAACGAAGAAAGTGTGGATGCATATTGCCCTACTTAATCAACAACACAATTTTTTCTTTAGGACTCT includes:
- the LOC107950432 gene encoding pentatricopeptide repeat-containing protein At4g02750, with the translated sequence MLLRFSLQSTPIISPSLLPIFHIPFAFKALLYPAKHHSFSAPRVYDCNVRIRELSRAGYIKAARQLFDNMPTPDVVSWNSIITGYWQNGFLRESKKLFISMPDRNILSWNSMIAGCVENGYLDEAFQYFKAMPERNTQSYNAMMSGFIRWDRVKEAEMLFQEMPRKNVISYTAMMDGYMKVGEFEKARALFGEMPYRNVVSWTVMISGYVDNGRFNEAKELYERMPNRNVVAMTAMITGYFKEGKVEDARTLFDGIWCKDLPCWNAMITGYALNGIGEEALKLCSEMVKLAIQPDIFTLVSVFTACSGLASVKEGRQMHVLVIKYGFESDASLCHSLINMYSKCGSILDAEQAFRQMNGACLVSWNTIISAFAQHGLCEKAVDFFNQMEVVGVKPDGVTFLSLLSACGHAGKVNESMDFFDLMVKEYGICPGPEHYSCLVDTLSRAGQLEKASEIIRSMPFEADAGVWGALLAACSVYLNVELGELAAKKIVEWNPHHSGAYVVLSNIYAAAGMWDEVTRVRLQMKEQGVKKQCAYSWMEIGNKVHHFLGGDISHPDTNKIHLEIKSISLQMKALVNIAEIDLLWSSFD